The following nucleotide sequence is from Bacteroidales bacterium.
GTTATAGCGATGAGGAACTCGAAGAGTTTCGACAGTTAATTTTAGAAAAATTAGAAAAAGCTAGAACCGACCTCGTTTTGCTTACTGAAGCATTTACAGGAGCTAATGATAACGATGTGAGCGACACAAGCCGAACTTTTAAAGTACTTGAAGAAGGTTCACAAGTTTTATCAAAAGAGGAAAATAGCCAACTCGCTGCTCGACAACAAAAA
It contains:
- a CDS encoding TraR/DksA family transcriptional regulator; the encoded protein is MAKKEVEKTRYSDEELEEFRQLILEKLEKARTDLVLLTEAFTGANDNDVSDTSRTFKVLEEGSQVLSKEENSQLAARQQKFIRDLEAALVRIENKTFGICRESGKLISKERLRAVPHTTLSIEAKKKQKPTNQRISLPPDE